GAGCATAAGCAACCGAGATCATATGGTCTCTGTCTGACAATTATTAGAGACTGCCAAGCATATTGTTCTGCACTTAGACATACCCTGTCTTTTAAAATTGCAGTAAGATAGGAAGATCAGCAAGGCATGAAGGAAGGAAATACTGGTATGTCTGCCACAAAGTACACAGGAGGAAGTTTATTTTAATATGGTAAAACACATTTAAACAATCATTCACCTTAAATAGATCTATTTCATATGTATTGGCTTCACCTTTAAGCTTTAAAACCTACACCTACAATTTACTAGTTTATAGATAATTTATAGGAAAGTTAATTAggaccatagggccagattcacgtagaatcgcggcagggtaacgtatcctagatacgttacactgccgcaatttttaatcgcaagtgcctgattcaccaagcacttgcgatgaaaactaagcaaggcgggccaatttaaatgggcgtgtaccatttaaattaggcgcgctcccgcaccggacctactgcgcatgctccgtttcttaactcccgccgtgctttgcgcgccgtgacgtcatttttttgaacggcgacgcgcgtagcgtacttccatattcccggacggcttacgcaaacgacgttaaattttgaatttcgacgcgggaacgacggccatactttagacagcaatacacttgctgactaaagttagggcaccaaaaaaaacgactaactttgcgacgggaaactagactagcggcgatgtagcgaaatTTGTAATTCAACATGCAAGATGGTCACTGACAAGGGAAAATTATTTCATTCAGAGCACTAACATATGATAATTTATGTCATTTAGTAATTAGAGCAATTAGAATGATAATAATAAGCCAACTCAGAGTGACATGAGTGGATCTTGGGTTCCTTTTCCAGAACTACTTTTCATTtataattttaaatataataCATTGATAAGAAATGGTGTGAAACTTATGTCTAAGAATATATTTTTGACTTGACATATAAATACTGAACTAATACTGTTAAatgtacacttacaagaaatgcCATTGCCCATGGCATTTTTACTCTAGCTTTTAGTTGGTATGCCTTAATGAAAATTGATCATTTGCTCATTCAGAGAAAAGCAACAGGTTTGATTTATTGGCACCCAAAGGTAATACCCGGTACTTGCAGGTGTAGAAAAACATGCAACTCATTCAGGTGACAGCCCTGGGCCAAACAGTCTACTCTGGTGACTTTTAGTTTACACAGGGCTGTGTATTTACTCCCAGTGGCTAAATGGTGCCCTAGGTGAGCAAAAGGAACCTAAGTATATGTGTCTGAATTAGGGTAAACATGCTGTATGCCCATGTGTGGTGTTTTGCTCTGTGTCTTTTGAGGTTAGCAATAAACCAAGGAAGCATTAAACACGTCTGTAGTGTATTAATGTGCTTTACTAAACAAAATTCTGTACATACTACAATTTTAGGAAAAACAATACAAGACATGCAACGCAATACAAGTCCTCCAAAACTTTTGCTACTCCTTTGTGTTCAGCACATGGCTGAGTTCAAGTCATTTGttttctctctctacttcctGCCAACATCACTTTCTGTTGCGTGAGCTGCATGAACCAGTCCAACAGGTTCATTGGCATATGAATAGAAGAAGCCTAGTTTCTAAAAACAATACATAGTCTAAAAGTTATTCCATACATGCATGTTATAAAAATCACTAAAATAGCCAAAGCTACACATTTGGGTAATGCACAGATTAATATCAAGTAAGCTCACTGTATCCTCACTGTATTATAATTTGGGCAATCATTTTAATATATCTTAATTGCTACGGATGCCACAATGTTGAAGACCATTTAGGTTTTGCCATTTGATTAATGTCTGTCTGTGCTACCATAGTTGGCTATTACTTCAGCTTCCTTACTTATGCTTGAAATTATTTGTAATGAATTGAGATGAATGGATTAATTTATGCAGAAATTATTTTTTCTGTTGCAAAATATTGCCAAAATAGGAACTCAAGTTTGcacattgaaaaaaaatctacttaCTGTAATGTACTTTTTTGTTGGggcagtttgttttattttattaagtgttgttttatttgtgtttttgtttccCTTAGGGTGTATTTGGTTATCTGTGTACCCTTCGTTCACTAtctgttttttactttctgtgaAAAAGTTCAAATATTAAGAGGCTGTTTTTGGTGCAAAAAGCAGATTCAAGATATGAATCAAGATGAATTAAGCTTTTGTAACCCATCAGAGCTTATTATGTTTCAATCGTTTTATTAAGTTGCATAAGAGTTGTACATTTTGGAGTTATTTAAAAGGTCACTAATCCATTACCCACCAAAAACCACCTTAATTTTGCTTTCTCTATTGACTCATATGCATTTcatcaaaatggaaaaaaatttaTGAAATCTATTGATTTCAGCCAACATTTTAGGGAAACTCTCAATTACACTCATCCCTAGTAATGgctttttaaatattcatttaccAAGCAAATGAAATGTGATTAATATCTAATTaatgcatttatttaaaaaaaatctggttcCTATTTAAACTTTCGACTTATATACACTATGTATCGAGAGAGAGACATAATTGCTAAATTGAATTGCATGCTCACTTTCCTGTGAGCAACAGGGAAATATTCCCACAATAGTTACTGTTTTGATCAAGAATTACTGTATAATGTGTTAATTGATATAAAGAATATATTTGCAATATATTGCATGATGGTAGTATAGGGTACAAGCAACCAATGGAATGGTTTCAAGAAAGCAGAGAGCATAATCCAGATTGTATTCTACACAGTCCAAAGCAAAAGTTAAATTCAGATTTACTGCTTTCATAACCAGGAACGAGAATGTAAGCAATggcagcatcatgggaaatgaaaGTCAaattgtttattttcctgtaaaatTGCTTTTATCTTGTGTAAACATTATTCTGAGATGAGCTTGGTCAAAGTGCTGAGAAAAAGGCTTAGCTGAAAGCACATTTGCACCTTATatttagataaataaataaatccccctCTAATTAGACTATAGAATATGATAAAATTGGTAATATAATCAGCTATAACTATAGTGGTCTTGGTTACACCGTAGGttttatttactgtacatgctttATTGTAACTCATTTTGTTAGTTACTTTATTTTCTCCTACTATGAATCTAATAATGGTGGTATAACTATGTTTTATCTGAAAATTTAAAAAGCACAATAAAAATGTACACATATATTTGTGTCTTTCAGGTTGGGCCTTAACACATGGCCATATGACCTGATTTGCAATGCCAGGTACAACAGTGACTAAGGAGTGGGAATGCAGAAGACCCTTGCCCACCAGTAAAAGGTTGGTGAGTTTCGGGTGTTGAGATATTTctgattggcttttaaaattaatGTGTTAGAGCTATAGTATTACTGTTTAATGTGATAGCAAATTCTAAATGAGAAATTATTTGCAAATATACAGTAAGTCTTTTTCAATTTTATCATAATAACTAATGGGAAACAAGCCTAGGCCATTTCAATTAACTATTCTTAAACATGTTACCTCCTTTCTCCTTCTATCCATCTTGCTTAACCCATATACAACTTGTATTTAACCTgtttaacaaagaaaaaaaaagatgtgtgtgCTTACCTATGTTTAATCCGCTCCATAATTGTGATGCCACAACCCaggctcccctgtgtcagtgagTGAATGttgcagggcagaggagagagcacTGACAAAGGCAGggccatgggagtctatgggtgatgtcacagcattgAATTGACAGCCTTGTTGAGCACTCATTTACACAAAGCTGCAGAATCATGTGACTGGACTGGAGCAGATTGAAAATTGGTACGCACAACTACAGATTAGgcaggataggtaggaggagggggagggaacatttttagGATTAGATATAGTTGGGTTTTTCTTCCATTTTATGCTAACAATACAATAGAATTAAACTATAAGTAAATCTTAAGATTTATCAATAACTATATAGTATGAGGGCATaccagaaaaaatgtatatactcgCACTGCATAGTTTATAGAATTTGTTGAGCTAACAGTTAAAATCCAACCAAAATTGTTGCCATTTTAAATTTCACAATTACATCTCTTTCCTGGTTTGATAGGTTCAACACTGCTAAAATGAACGTCCTCCCCAGAATCTTATATTTTCTTAGCACTCTCTCTATGACAGTCCCTAGAAGAAAGATGATGATTCTTCAAAATAGGATACTCCACTTTATAAGGGGCACTAAAAGACCTACAAACAACAAAATTACACTATATGCTTCTAAACTTACAGAGGGCTTAGGATTCCCCAACCTTATAATTTTTCACTCAGCAGCTCAAATTGCCTAATTAACGCCATGGACAGATCTAGCCAGTATGATATAAGGGTGCAGTAAAAAATGTCAGGAGGGCAGAGAATGCAAGTTCAGCAGAGCACAGTATAGGAGTCAGCAAGGCAGTGTACAGGGGATCAACAGGGCAAAGGATAGGGTCAGCAGTTTGTAGGACAATGCCCATAGGGTGtccggcctggggggggggggcacaagggAAATCTAGGGGTGCAGCCAGTCCCAGCAACCCCCTAGATCCAGGCCATGATTAGCGCTAAATATAATCAAGGGCCTGACTGCACATTGGGTTGATATGGAGGCACAATCCTGCTCTGGAGGGTCTAGAGGCATTGATGTAGATCCCCGGTAGATTGTGTTTGTTTAATTTATGTCATATTCACTGGCCATATGGGACAGACATAGAGCGAAGAAACTTTGCTCGCCTCATACTTCTTTAGTTCCAACACTAAGTAATGCCAAATTTTCACCAGGTCAACTTTTACATCTTATTCGCTGGTGGGAAATTAAAGGCTTGTTACAAATAGAAAACTTCTTATAAGGAAATAATATGCTCTCTCTGGATTATtgtaaaactaaactaaaattgTCTCCTTCGGAATCGTTTCAATATAATCAGATTATAAATGCCTTATCTTTGGGATAAATTATAATGGGGAACCTGTCCACTAGCTCTGCCTCTGTTTCaaagtttgtgcagaaattcagACCCAGTGGAGACATTATTTCAATTTTATACAGTATGACCTTTTAATGGACTCAAACTGAAGATTTTCTTACATTAAATACTGGGAAATAGATCCTTAAGGGTTAATTTgccattacaaaaaaaactgcctatgtaGGTGTCTGTAGATAAAGCAAACTGTGCAACTCTgactaaaattgaaaaatgtttttgctataggtgtaggccattttatACCTCCCCAATCCTGACTGGAATATTACAAGGATGTTGGACATTGTTAAGCATTGCCTAGTCattactgctcacctccaccattaccttttttggtaaaggtgaactaaccattTAATATTACATTAGACCTACTAGAATAGCAAGACATAGCAATACCTTATCAATATTTCCATCAACAAGACGGTGGAATCTAACTATAAAACCCTATTTAAGTGGTATATGGTCCCACAAGGTTGCTTCAGGAGATGTGGATGGATGAGCACCATGTTTGATATCTGGTGGCAATGTTCTAGGTTTGGATTACAGTTCTCAACTTATTCTGCACAGTAACTGAAGTAAACATTTGTAGAGGTCTGGAGATTTTTCAGAAGTTGAATGATAAAATACCTAAAAAGACTAAACAATTAATCTCATATATGATCCTGGCTGCAAGCATAGCTATTGCCCAGTGTTTGAAACTATTCGGTAATTATGTTTGAATATGTTAAGTATTATTAAGtatgcttatttaaaaaaaatgaacttctAGAATCACTTTTTTCTCAAAGattttattgaaacaaaaatatGCAATCCAGCATTGTAAGTTCCAGATACATCTTCATCAAATACAATCAAACATATAATCAGAAACCACTGTTTAGACTAAACATGTTTAATTTGCCCACACTCTTATAGCTATTTTTACCCTGTttcgcccctcccccccatcctatGCCCATCTTTATTGGATATGGGTAATGTAACTGCCCGGAACCCAGCCATTATCCAGTGCTAACCTCCACATTAAAGAAGCAGTCAGTCCAGAACCAAATCCAGTGGACAAAGATCGGTAGTATCTAGCCATGGGAACCATATAGCCTCAAACTTCCCCAGTCATCCCCCGTGCTGGAAAATGTACTTCTCCAGTCGCAGGGTGTCCGCAAATTGGGTAGTCCACTCCCATAGGGTGGGAGGGTCTCACCCTTTCCAATGCCTGAGAATAAGATTTCGTGCCTGAACGAGTGCCCTGGCTATAGCTTGTTTAGAGTTGTCCTAAATCGGGAGGTCATCTAAGATTCCTAAAACACAAGGCTTGGGGTCCATCGGAAAAGTGACCTGGAATTCTCTATTAATAGTGGTGACCACTACAGACCAGTAGATATTCAGTTTGGGGCAGCGCCACAGAAAATGTATAAGGTCTCCTTGGTCCCTGGAGCACCTGGTACATTCAGAGTTTTCTCTTAGTCCCATGCTATACAATCTTGCAgtggtaaggtttttttttaaaaaaaactttaattaaaAACTTTCTTGTATCTTCCATAATAAGATGTGGTAATCATGAATACAATACCTGTTGGACAAATGAGACTTAGGGGGCCTTATTTTAACTCTTGATATCCTTGTTTTCTGCTTTCTATCTCCTTTCATTTCTCTCAACTTCTTGGGCTAAAATGTTGATTTTCTGCTCACTACAAAGATGCTTCATTCTTTTCTTGTACATAGTGTCCTCGAGCTTTATAtcatacatcttatattatcctaACCTCATTCCTGGATGGAGAGAGAGACAAACTTAACATGTCCTATGAGGTCTATTTCTATGTCTTTTCATACAACTTTATTTTAACATCTTTGCATATTGCATCTGCTGTCGAATATCTCATGTTATTGTTTTAACTTTATAGATATATTGGAGATTGTATtgtgtatgttttcttttttattggatTACACTTTTCCTAAAATACTCAATAAAAGATTGAAATATAAATCTCCCAATTACCATTGCATGTCCATCGGAAACAAGCttcaaaacataaaaatacatagTAAGTAATGAGTTTTATATTGCTGGCTTTgttggaaatttatttttttctgctacatccttttttttaaatcattttgttGTCATTCGTTTTTCCTGATACTGTTGAACATGATTTTCTCTGCTATGCCCCATCTGTCCTCCTTACcacagcaggagcaggagatAATTTCACAGATCCTCAACATAAGCTGCAAAATAGCATTACACATTAATTCTGGAAGATATGTATTATAGGTTTTCTGAACACGTCCTGTAGTGTAGTGTAATAAGGCTTTCTGTAAAATTCACCTTAAGGTCAGATAACACCAATAGGAGATGTAAAAGTCAATGTTATGTTTGTACTTATAGATTCACAAACAGCAAAGAGAAGTCATTTCTTTCTTCTAATAAATGTTATTTAAACCGATTCTTTGTTCCAGGCTAGCCATGTGTAAGAAGAGGAAAGAGGTATTAGAATACTCTGGCGTCAAGGCTTCTGCACATAATGAATCTTTTCTTGGGAAAATAGTGCACAAGTTCAAGATGAGCACCAACTAACACCTGAAAATTCTTTGACATTCTCCATGAGAAAGATGAATTTTACAAATTGCACAGCAGAAACAATTACAAATAAATCTAAAACCGTCACGGAAAAAATGCTAATTTCCTTGACATTGGCTGTAATAACTACTCTGACCACATTATTAAATTCGGCTGTGATTATTGCCATTTGCACAACCAAGaaactacaccaacctgccaacTATTTAATATGTTCACTAGCTGTTACTGATTTATTGGTTGCCATTTTGGTAATGCCTTTAAGTATTGCCTACATTGTTATGGATACCTGGACTCTTGGTTATGTAATCTGTGAGATATGGCTTAGTGTGGATATGACCTGCTGCACTTGTTCGATCCTTCATTTATGCGTGATTGCTCTTGATCGATACTGGGCCATAACCGATGCAATTGAATATGCCAGGAAACGTACAGTTAAGCGGGCTGCTGTAATGATCTTAACAGTATGGACCATTTCAATTTTCATTTCTATCCCACCTCTATTCTGGAGAAACCATCACAATATAAGTACCCCCAGCAGGTGTATCATTCAGCATGATCATGTGATCTATACAATATACTCCACATTTGGGGCATTTTATATCCCTTTGACATTAATACTTATTTTGTACTATAGAATATACCATGCTGCAAAAAGCCTTTACCAAAAAAGAGGATCAAGCCGCCATTTAAGCAACAGAAGCAATGACAGCCAAAACTCGTTTGCCCATTGCAAGCTCACACAGACGTTCTGTGTGTCAGAATTTTCCACATCGGATCCTACCATAGAATTTGAGAAGATGACTGCATGCGTGAGGACTCTGCCATATGACAACGACACTGACCCGACAGAGGACCGACAGCAGCAGATCTCTAGCTCAAGAGAAAGGAAAG
The sequence above is drawn from the Rana temporaria chromosome 4, aRanTem1.1, whole genome shotgun sequence genome and encodes:
- the HTR1E gene encoding 5-hydroxytryptamine receptor 1E, giving the protein MRKMNFTNCTAETITNKSKTVTEKMLISLTLAVITTLTTLLNSAVIIAICTTKKLHQPANYLICSLAVTDLLVAILVMPLSIAYIVMDTWTLGYVICEIWLSVDMTCCTCSILHLCVIALDRYWAITDAIEYARKRTVKRAAVMILTVWTISIFISIPPLFWRNHHNISTPSRCIIQHDHVIYTIYSTFGAFYIPLTLILILYYRIYHAAKSLYQKRGSSRHLSNRSNDSQNSFAHCKLTQTFCVSEFSTSDPTIEFEKMTACVRTLPYDNDTDPTEDRQQQISSSRERKAARILGLILGAFMLSWLPFFIKELVVGLSLCTVSPEVADFLTWLGYVNSLINPLLYTSFNDDFKIAFKKLIRCKEHS